Below is a genomic region from Kryptolebias marmoratus isolate JLee-2015 linkage group LG12, ASM164957v2, whole genome shotgun sequence.
GGCGTTCGGTGCATGCTGCTGATTGTACCCGCTGTCAAAGTAATTTTCCTGCCTAATTGAACGATTAAAACCACTGACAGCATGCGCGTCTTATTCTGATACTAATTGGCCCACTCATCCTCCTCGCCGACTACGTTTGTAGCCGTTTCTTAGCCGCCGAGTGCCACTAGTTTGCAGGTTAGCGGGTAGCTAACAAAGCTAACAACTGAGAAGTGACACGTTTCTGTCGGATTTTTCTCCCCCTCGCAGAGTAGCCGCAGCCCACCTGGACCAGCGCCATGGGTATTTTGGAGAAAATCGCGGAAATAGAGAAAGAAATTTCTcggacacagaaaaacaaaggtaACAGAGGGCAGCCGCACAGCTAACTACAGCCGGCAgcatgagtgtgtgttgggCGTGTTGTGTTATATTTGTGGGGTCCGAGGGTATTTTGGGAACCCAATGTGTTCAAACCCACTTGAAGTATTTTCCTCGAGGTCGAGATTAAATTTCAACTAGgattaaaacaagcagcattGTGATAGTTGAGCTGATATCTTACTATCACTACATAATgacatgactttttttgtaagttaagttagggttgactccaaaagttaatcagttgtaggtgcaCAACTAATGATTACAGTTCGTCCACTGGTTCGTGAGGCAATTTGCTAACGCtatagacagacaaacacaggcaaaaacattcaaGCCTCCTGCTTTTGGCTGCAGACAATAAAGAAATATCTTAGACGATGATGATcccatattttttaaaaaaggcacattttggTCACAcaatagggggaaaaaatgagttACCAGTCTGTGTAGCTTTTGGCTCCAGACACCAGCAACAGCAACATACATGAGGGAAACACAGCTCACCTGCTCTTTATGCTTGTATTGtcataaaactgtaaattagCCTTATGTGCATgggtaaaaaacaacaagttaaGCAGAATTGAATTCCATATAGTTGTGTCAGTTTTCACCACACATGAGAAAGAAGCTGCTTGTTCCATCCCTGTCACTTGTTCTTGCTCTTTATTCGCCCCTCCAGCCACAGAGTACCATCTGGGTTTGCTGAAGGCCAAGTTAGCCAAATACAGATCTCAGCTCCTGGAGCCCTCGAAGTCAGCGGGGGGCAAAGGCGAGGGCTTCGATGTGATGAAATCGGGCGATGCTCGGGTCGCGCTCGTCGGTTTCCCCTCCGTTGGTAAGGTAGGTGGACAAACCAGGACTGGATTGATTCAGATTgtgtacacatttttttttcttttttaatttcttaataatcttttgatttttgatgaaatatttttattacacGGTAAAGTACACATTATACAGATGCATGTCCCTGTGTTTTAGACTGTTAAACCTTAACCAAGTATTAAAGCAgtctttaaaagaataattattCTAAGTTGGTCAAGTCAGCAATTTTTCTTTGACTGCATTCTATCCACATAAGGCTTGTTGGgaaatatttttatcatttaaggcTATTTGTCactaatataaacaaaatatgttcagaaataaaagtGACACATGTTGAAACgcatttaaatctattttaatttgtcagttttgttgCCTCCTTTGTCttacaaaagcagcaaaaacccTCCTGTTCATTTATACATTATGTTGGTTAAATGCTGCTAACGTTCTAATGacatcaaaaacacattaaaaaggaCTGAAATGATTTCAAATGGTCATTTCCAGGGAGGACTGGAACATCTGTCACTTAAAGTAACAGTTAAGATCTTTTaaatgaggttctgtggaagggTTATGAAtgattaatgtcttacctgtagtagatggctctttgaatgacctcagtttggagaaatagtttaattctgaccagattgatgagctaacaactagtctGAGTGGAACCTGGACCGAAGTGTGTTGCTGCTGACTcaaaaaatcacagtttaaaataatctcTTATTCTCTGCAGTCCACCTTTCTCAGCTTGATGACATCAACAGCCAGTGAAGCAGCATCCTACGAGTTCACCACCCTCACCTGCATACCCGGCGTCATAGAGGTACTGGTGTTCATACCACTACGTGTGATCCTAACTGATGGTTCAAACTCCGTGCTCCGTCTTTACACCGCTCTTTGTTGCTCTTTAGTACAAAGGAGCCAACATCCAGTTGCTCGACCTGCCAGGAATCATCGAGGGTGCTGCCCAAGGTGCGTTCAGGCTTCATGCTTTTCTGTTTCGGTGGTTTGGACAGAAGTGAGCAGGCTGTGAAAACCCATGAATGTGATTATTTGTTGTACAAATCATAAACGGCTAAATGTGAGGTGGTGTTAATGCATTTGGGGAATAAGCAGtcagtgtgttttaatttagttaCTGTCTGCGTAAAGAAGCCATCTTGGCTTTTAAGTGCTTGCCTCGTACTGACTTGCGCTGTTTTCGTAGGAAAGGGTAGAGGTCGGCAGGTCATCGCTGTCGCCAGGACAGCAGACGTGGTCATCATGATGCTGGACGCCACCAAAGGAGACGTTCAGAGGTTCGTTAGCATTGGCACATTAGAGCAACTGTAAAGCACGCCTGACTCTTATCGATGACTCCTgctttctgtctgctgcttttAAGGGAACTTCTAGAAAAAGAGTTGGAGTCAGTGGGCATCAGACTGAACAGGACgaaaccaaatatttatttcaaggtacggtttcctttttccttttttttttgttttacagctcaAACAGAATCAGCACCGATGCTTTTAGCGCCGATCAAgtgaactgttttgtttttccgtGCAGCCCAAGAAAGGCGGCGGGCTGTCGTACAACTCCACAGTTCCTCTCACGCACTGCTCAGAGAAGCTTGTCCAGCTCATTCTTCACGAGTACAGTATCCTTTACGCCACGAGGGGGAAACGAAACGGACCATCTCGTGTCTCTGCCAGCGCAAGAAGTGTCTGAACTTCTCTGTAGCGTCCTTTTCAAAGTGGTCGGGTTGATTCCTTTAACCGTCCTCCTCCAGAAATCTTCAACGCAGAAGTTCTGTTCAGAGAGGACAGCACGCCGGACGAGTTCATCGATGTCATTGTCGGAAACAGAGTTTATATGCCTTGCTTATATGTACGCCAATAGCTCCCCGCCCACAACCCGAGTTTATTTATCGTCACAGCTCTTTTTAACGTCTGGTTTTACTTTCC
It encodes:
- the drg2 gene encoding developmentally-regulated GTP-binding protein 2; this translates as MGILEKIAEIEKEISRTQKNKATEYHLGLLKAKLAKYRSQLLEPSKSAGGKGEGFDVMKSGDARVALVGFPSVGKSTFLSLMTSTASEAASYEFTTLTCIPGVIEYKGANIQLLDLPGIIEGAAQGKGRGRQVIAVARTADVVIMMLDATKGDVQRELLEKELESVGIRLNRTKPNIYFKPKKGGGLSYNSTVPLTHCSEKLVQLILHEYKIFNAEVLFREDSTPDEFIDVIVGNRVYMPCLYVYNKVDQISIEEVDRLARRPHSVVISCGMKLNLEYLLERLWEYLALICLYTKKRGERPDFNDAIIMRRGASVEHVCHRIHRTLASQFKYALVWGTSTKYSPQRVGLTHVMEHEDVIQIVKK